The DNA segment GCACAGTTCAGGAATAGGCGCGACGCTGTCTCAACAGCTGTCGGCGGAAAAAACAACTTCGGTGTACGGAACTTATTGTAAGCATCAGCCTTCGGCTGGTCCTGAAAATGTAAGTTCTCACCACCTGGATGTATTGAGTGAAAACCCCGATTATTTCTTTTTACTTGATACCATACACGGATTGGCTTATTGTGTGGGTGCCATCAACCTTAAACCCATGTTGCGTTGCAGCAACGAAGACTTCCTGCAGGATTACAGGTTGCAGGTGCTGGGCGCGGTTACGGCCATACGTTCGGCGCTGCCAGCATTGAAGAAAAGTGGAAATGCTTCTGTTGTATTGTTCAGCTCTGTCGCGGTGCAAACGGGCTTTCCCTTTCATAGTCTGGTGAGCGCTTCCAAAGGAGCGATTGAAGGCCTTACCCGTGCACTCGCGGCGGAACTGGCGCCTTCCATACGCGTGAACTGCATCGCACCTTCTTTAACGGAAACGCCATTGGCGGGAAGCCTACTGAATACACCTGAAAAGATTACAGCACATGCGCAACGGCATCCATTGAAAAAAATCGGGGAAGCTTCGGATATTGCCGCGGCCGCCGCCTACCTGCTTTCCGGGGAAAGCAAATGGGTTACAGGGCAAGTGCTGAAAGTAGACGGAGGCATGAGCGCGTTGAGGGTATAACCAACTAACCTTCTACCAAAAATTTCGTTCTGAATCCTGATAGGGTTTCGCCTGTTTTCTGTACGAATATCCTGCTGAAATAAGCGGGATCTTCATACCCCAGTTCGTACCCGATCTGTTTTGCCGTAAGCGTGGTGTGCACCAGCAGGCGTTTGGCTTCAAGAATGATCCTGTTCTTAATGATGTCGTTGGGCTGCGGGAGGTTGAGTCTTTTAAACTTATGCGTGATTGTTTTGGGGGCGATGAACAACAATTCCGCATAGTCGGCCACGTTATGCTTTTGTTTGTAATGCGCTTCCACGAGCAGGCTGAATTTCCTGAAGAAATCCAGGTCGCTGTTTTGTTGCACCAGTTCTTTGTGGAGGTGCTGTTTTTTCCACCAGCGCGCTGAACGGATAAACAATTGTTTAAGGTAAGTACGGATCATTTCCTCCAGTGAGGTGTCTTTCAGCGCGAA comes from the Parasegetibacter sp. NRK P23 genome and includes:
- a CDS encoding helix-turn-helix domain-containing protein — protein: MTNEKLFRSNLKTLGLIPVDEETTQSINGEMYRQYIKVLFLPENYTLKVDLNEYVVKKPSLFFVAPNQYLQLTKTTEEPGYFIFYNRDFYCIQIHDEEVACDGLLFNNIHNMPMVTLEKEEVPFVRYIFSQMEEEFALKDTSLEEMIRTYLKQLFIRSARWWKKQHLHKELVQQNSDLDFFRKFSLLVEAHYKQKHNVADYAELLFIAPKTITHKFKRLNLPQPNDIIKNRIILEAKRLLVHTTLTAKQIGYELGYEDPAYFSRIFVQKTGETLSGFRTKFLVEG
- a CDS encoding SDR family NAD(P)-dependent oxidoreductase, coding for MKNIVIIGHSSGIGATLSQQLSAEKTTSVYGTYCKHQPSAGPENVSSHHLDVLSENPDYFFLLDTIHGLAYCVGAINLKPMLRCSNEDFLQDYRLQVLGAVTAIRSALPALKKSGNASVVLFSSVAVQTGFPFHSLVSASKGAIEGLTRALAAELAPSIRVNCIAPSLTETPLAGSLLNTPEKITAHAQRHPLKKIGEASDIAAAAAYLLSGESKWVTGQVLKVDGGMSALRV